One segment of Fibrobacter succinogenes DNA contains the following:
- a CDS encoding iron-containing alcohol dehydrogenase encodes MPWREPQIVHGAGRIRELPNHLKAHNIGKVLLVTDTILEQTEHFQNIKKYLDDANIGYAIYNGTIPNPTIDNIKDATRIYKKNKCKGLVAFGGGSAIDCAKGVGIRIARPWTPISWMRGTLRVLHKIPYLVAIPTTAGTGSEATVAAVISNPQTHEKYPINDFVLIPRLAILDANITLDLPPHLTATTGMDALTHAIEAYIGYSNFNGSAEAAIIAGRLIIENIQNAYNDGHNIKARENLQKASYLAGFAFTRAYVGYVHAIAHSLGGMYHTPHGLANAVILPHVLKYYGEAAEKRLGFFAKAIGAVPAEIDNHEASTLFIAQIRELNQSMGIPEFLDVIQTEDIPTLAKSASKEANPLYPVPKILNAKELEELYRIVKGNH; translated from the coding sequence ATGCCTTGGCGCGAACCGCAGATTGTTCATGGCGCAGGGCGTATACGCGAACTCCCTAACCATCTCAAGGCACACAACATTGGCAAAGTTCTTCTTGTCACAGACACAATTCTTGAACAGACAGAACATTTCCAAAACATTAAAAAGTATTTGGATGATGCAAACATCGGCTATGCCATTTACAACGGAACCATTCCCAATCCAACTATAGACAACATCAAGGATGCCACGCGCATTTACAAGAAAAACAAATGCAAGGGACTTGTCGCTTTTGGCGGCGGTTCCGCAATTGATTGTGCAAAGGGAGTCGGCATACGCATTGCTAGGCCATGGACTCCGATTTCATGGATGCGCGGGACATTGCGGGTATTGCACAAAATCCCATACCTTGTAGCCATTCCCACAACCGCAGGCACCGGGAGCGAAGCGACTGTCGCCGCAGTCATTTCGAATCCGCAAACACACGAAAAATACCCGATTAACGACTTTGTTCTCATTCCGCGCCTTGCGATTCTCGATGCAAACATCACGCTCGATTTACCGCCACACCTTACAGCAACAACAGGCATGGACGCCCTCACACACGCCATCGAAGCGTACATCGGTTACAGCAATTTTAACGGGAGCGCCGAAGCAGCCATTATTGCAGGCCGCCTCATCATCGAAAATATCCAGAACGCCTATAACGACGGGCACAACATCAAGGCAAGAGAAAACTTGCAAAAGGCCTCGTACCTTGCGGGTTTCGCTTTCACACGAGCTTACGTCGGTTACGTACACGCCATTGCTCATAGCCTTGGCGGCATGTACCACACGCCGCATGGCCTTGCAAACGCAGTTATTTTACCGCATGTCCTAAAATACTATGGTGAAGCCGCCGAAAAACGCCTTGGATTTTTCGCGAAAGCCATTGGAGCCGTGCCTGCCGAAATAGACAATCACGAGGCTTCAACTCTGTTCATTGCGCAAATCCGCGAACTCAACCAATCTATGGGCATTCCAGAATTTTTGGACGTCATCCAAACCGAAGACATTCCAACACTTGCAAAATCAGCCAGCAAAGAAGCAAATCCGCTTTACCCCGTGCCTAAGATTTTAAACGCAAAGGAACTCGAAGAACTCTACCGCATTGTGAAAGGAAATCACTAA